Proteins encoded within one genomic window of Synechococcus sp. PCC 7335:
- a CDS encoding valine--pyruvate transaminase, which translates to MTLALTQFGDRMSHLTGVRAIMKDIIETLNSSRGSGKEFINLSAGNPVILPEVEQLWRDCTQDLLSSSEYGEVVCRYGASQGYEPLIAAIRDDFNQRYGLSLTSRNILITPGSQNLYFLAANALGGYSSSGQLKDIVLPLSPDYTGYGGVTLYPEAVKAYRPSIELGKDAHSFKYRPDFDQLEINENTGFVLFSRPCNPTGNVLTGDEVQQIADLAAPFDVPVFVDSAYAPPFPALNFTEMTPIFGANIVHCLSLSKAGLPGERVGIAIGDESIIQILESFQTNLCIHSSRYGQAIAARAIRSGALANIAKDIIRPHYRSKFAVLEETLSAKMPSQVPWRLHKGEGAIFAWLWFDNLPMTDWEFYNELKHYGVIIVPGSPFFPGLKASLDGEDWPHMRQCFRLSLTATEDQIVTAINHLATLTDKVYAARPVMTTAI; encoded by the coding sequence ATGACTCTTGCTCTCACCCAGTTTGGCGATCGCATGTCTCACCTGACCGGGGTGCGGGCAATTATGAAGGATATCATCGAAACTCTAAATTCCAGTAGAGGATCGGGAAAAGAGTTCATTAACCTCAGTGCGGGTAACCCAGTTATTTTGCCAGAAGTTGAGCAGCTATGGCGCGACTGTACCCAAGATCTATTATCTAGCAGCGAGTATGGCGAAGTTGTTTGTCGCTATGGGGCTAGCCAAGGTTATGAACCTCTGATTGCCGCTATTCGAGACGATTTCAATCAGCGCTATGGCCTGAGTCTGACTTCTCGCAACATCCTAATTACACCCGGCAGTCAAAACCTTTATTTCCTAGCTGCAAATGCGTTAGGTGGCTACAGCTCTAGCGGACAGCTCAAAGACATCGTTTTGCCCTTAAGCCCTGACTATACTGGCTACGGAGGCGTCACATTATATCCCGAGGCGGTCAAAGCCTATCGTCCCTCTATCGAGCTAGGCAAGGATGCCCACTCGTTTAAGTATCGTCCCGATTTCGATCAGCTAGAGATCAATGAAAATACTGGCTTTGTACTCTTCTCTCGTCCTTGCAATCCAACTGGGAACGTCCTTACCGGCGACGAAGTACAGCAGATAGCCGATCTTGCCGCGCCCTTTGATGTCCCCGTTTTTGTAGATTCAGCTTATGCGCCACCGTTCCCAGCGTTAAATTTTACAGAAATGACGCCGATCTTTGGTGCCAATATTGTGCATTGTCTGAGCTTGTCAAAGGCTGGGTTACCCGGTGAACGGGTAGGAATAGCCATCGGAGATGAGAGCATTATTCAGATTTTGGAATCTTTTCAGACTAATCTTTGTATTCACTCTAGTCGCTATGGTCAGGCGATCGCAGCGCGTGCTATCCGCAGTGGCGCTCTCGCAAATATTGCCAAAGATATTATTCGTCCTCACTATCGCAGCAAGTTTGCGGTTCTAGAAGAGACATTAAGCGCCAAAATGCCTAGTCAAGTTCCTTGGCGACTGCATAAAGGAGAGGGTGCGATCTTCGCTTGGCTGTGGTTTGATAATCTGCCGATGACCGACTGGGAGTTTTACAACGAGCTAAAGCACTACGGCGTGATCATCGTACCTGGCAGTCCTTTCTTCCCTGGATTAAAAGCGAGTCTTGACGGCGAAGATTGGCCACATATGCGTCAATGCTTCCGACTCAGTTTGACAGCAACTGAAGACCAAATCGTGACCGCTATCAATCATCTAGCCACACTGACCGATAAGGTGTATGCCGCTAGGCCAGTGATGACCACAGCAATTTGA
- a CDS encoding M48 family metallopeptidase: protein MITSQPSSKAHLLGLNANHFRHPLDQQATEALKQIPGIDIAIRSLLGPMGEQFFYLENIAASVLVGPKQLSDIYQLLVEACRVLDLEIPQLYIKQHPVPNAYTFAIRGKQPFVVVHTSLVELLTPAELQAVIGHELGHLKCDHGVYLTLANLLTLATSQLPFGAVLTHNWRSKIMEWVRCAEFTCDRAALLATQDARTVASVLMKLAGGSPTLSPQLNLDAFLAQAESYDAISENEIGELLKRMKTDELSHPVPVLRAREISRWSSTPNYQSLLESRPTSKQMSKLEQHTHRKPRPAGSWLNW, encoded by the coding sequence ATGATTACCTCTCAGCCCTCCTCAAAAGCTCACTTGCTTGGACTCAACGCCAATCATTTTCGCCATCCGCTCGATCAGCAGGCGACCGAGGCGCTAAAGCAAATACCAGGCATAGATATTGCTATCCGAAGCTTGCTAGGACCGATGGGCGAACAGTTTTTCTATTTAGAAAATATTGCTGCTAGCGTACTGGTTGGGCCCAAACAGCTATCGGACATCTATCAGCTACTCGTCGAAGCCTGTAGGGTTCTAGATCTAGAGATTCCTCAGCTCTATATCAAACAGCATCCAGTCCCAAATGCCTATACCTTTGCGATACGAGGTAAACAACCCTTCGTCGTTGTTCATACTTCTCTAGTCGAGTTACTTACTCCAGCTGAGCTACAAGCTGTCATCGGCCACGAACTAGGTCATCTAAAGTGCGACCACGGCGTCTACCTAACCTTAGCTAACCTGCTCACCCTGGCGACAAGTCAGCTTCCTTTCGGCGCAGTTTTAACCCATAACTGGCGCTCTAAGATTATGGAATGGGTGCGCTGCGCTGAATTTACCTGCGATCGCGCTGCTCTGCTCGCAACTCAAGACGCTCGAACCGTTGCCTCCGTACTGATGAAGCTTGCTGGCGGTTCACCTACGCTTTCTCCACAGCTAAACCTAGACGCTTTCCTAGCACAAGCCGAGTCATACGACGCAATCAGTGAAAACGAAATCGGTGAACTTCTCAAACGGATGAAAACCGATGAGCTTAGCCATCCAGTACCTGTTTTGCGCGCTAGGGAAATTTCCCGCTGGTCGTCTACCCCTAACTACCAGTCTCTGCTAGAGAGCCGTCCTACGTCTAAACAGATGTCTAAATTAGAACAGCATACTCATAGAAAACCTAGACCAGCAGGGAGCTGGCTTAACTGGTGA
- a CDS encoding pirin family protein, producing MLAIRKATDRGTSNFGWLDSRHTFSFGGYMDPRNMGFSDLRVINEDRVAPGAGFGTHGHRDMEIISYVIEGELAHRDSMGTGSVIRPGDVQRMSAGTGVTHSEMNASKENPVHFLQIWILPETKGLAPSYEQNHFAPETRQDQWKLVGSRDGREGSVTIHQDVSLYAATLSEGAKISYELAPNRKAWLQVVKGSLQLDGQTLTAGDGLAFADLDTLSVLGSDESTEILLFDLAA from the coding sequence CGGCACTTCAAACTTCGGCTGGTTGGATAGTAGGCACACCTTTTCCTTTGGTGGCTACATGGACCCACGCAATATGGGCTTTAGTGACCTACGTGTCATCAACGAGGACCGCGTTGCTCCTGGTGCTGGTTTTGGCACCCATGGTCATCGCGATATGGAAATCATCTCCTATGTGATCGAGGGCGAACTAGCCCACAGAGATAGTATGGGTACAGGCTCGGTCATTCGTCCTGGCGATGTGCAACGGATGAGCGCAGGCACAGGGGTCACCCATAGCGAAATGAACGCTTCCAAAGAGAATCCCGTACATTTCTTGCAGATATGGATCTTGCCTGAAACCAAAGGTCTAGCCCCTAGCTATGAGCAAAACCACTTCGCGCCTGAGACTCGTCAGGATCAGTGGAAACTTGTGGGTTCGCGCGATGGTAGAGAGGGTTCTGTGACTATTCATCAAGATGTCAGTCTGTATGCTGCCACCCTCAGCGAAGGTGCAAAAATCAGCTATGAACTAGCACCCAATCGCAAGGCCTGGCTGCAGGTTGTCAAAGGATCGCTACAGTTGGATGGTCAAACTTTAACAGCTGGCGACGGTCTCGCCTTTGCAGATCTAGATACGCTTTCGGTTTTAGGATCTGATGAGAGTACAGAGATTCTACTGTTTGACTTAGCTGCCTAG
- the glgP gene encoding alpha-glucan family phosphorylase yields the protein MNEISQLSAKLPDPVRRLADFAYNYWWSWTPERVSLFSSIDPGLWQQCNHNPVALLNKVSHDRLWQIAEDPNYLTRLEKLAAQLDHYLSAEGTWASREVPEVSGDHPVAYLCIEFGVHESLPIYCGGLGVLAGDYLKSASDLGMPAVGMGLLYKQGYFQQKLNRSGWQQANYVDNDIENLPLLAVCNEFGQPITVKVAIGKRSVKARVWKTQLGRSTLYLLDSDLMENDERDRELTGHLYNGNPSIQLGQAMLLGIGGVRALQALGIEPVLYHLNEVHPAFALLEIARQAREETGLEFDELQQAVRDRARFTTHTPVPFGNTFPASNISEALAAYMQNTGVSADQILALGQLGKENDQFSLTRLALRLTQSANGVSERHGHTSRQLWRDLYPQQPVEAVPIGHITNGVHVRSWVAPLIGDLFDKYVGPEWAQSLTRADQWKRVETIPNTQLWHRHSILKARLVAYTRDRILQSRLARGEAQDDINAVARLLDPNVLTVGVARRFSVYKRSDLLFRDLHHLTQIVAHPKRPVQIIFAGKAHPDDDGGKRIIQRIMEWSRHPDLRDRVAFIENYDLYTSKLMVQGVDLWLSTARRTLEASGIGGQKVALNGGLNLGILDGWWYEGYRPGINGWAIGDTAITSLGNTPESDSYAQDAQDARDAEVIYNLLERDIARLYYKRDHSGISPGWLRMMKASISSIAPFFNTDRMVAQYVDQQYFPHTEVKTEPVAALVS from the coding sequence ATGAACGAGATTAGTCAACTAAGTGCTAAGCTACCCGACCCCGTGAGGCGTTTGGCTGATTTTGCCTATAACTACTGGTGGAGCTGGACACCTGAAAGAGTCTCGCTGTTCAGCTCTATCGATCCAGGTCTATGGCAGCAGTGTAACCATAATCCAGTAGCCCTATTAAATAAGGTTTCTCATGACCGGCTTTGGCAGATAGCCGAAGATCCTAACTATCTCACTCGGCTAGAAAAGCTGGCCGCGCAGCTAGATCACTATCTGAGTGCAGAGGGAACCTGGGCAAGTCGCGAAGTTCCTGAAGTCTCTGGAGACCATCCAGTGGCATATCTTTGTATAGAATTCGGCGTCCATGAGTCACTACCGATTTACTGCGGGGGACTAGGTGTCTTAGCAGGAGATTACCTGAAGTCGGCATCGGATTTAGGTATGCCTGCAGTAGGCATGGGGCTGCTGTACAAGCAAGGGTATTTTCAGCAAAAGCTAAATCGCAGTGGTTGGCAGCAGGCGAACTATGTCGATAACGACATCGAGAATCTGCCGCTATTAGCGGTGTGTAATGAATTTGGTCAGCCGATTACGGTGAAGGTCGCTATTGGTAAGCGCTCGGTCAAAGCGCGAGTGTGGAAGACGCAGCTAGGTCGAAGCACGCTGTATTTATTAGATAGCGATCTGATGGAGAATGATGAGCGCGATCGCGAGCTGACTGGGCATCTATACAACGGCAATCCATCTATACAGCTAGGGCAGGCAATGCTGTTGGGCATCGGTGGTGTGAGAGCGTTGCAGGCGCTAGGCATAGAGCCAGTACTGTATCACCTGAACGAGGTGCATCCAGCCTTTGCACTCCTAGAAATTGCCCGACAGGCTCGAGAAGAGACTGGACTAGAATTCGATGAATTACAGCAGGCAGTGCGTGATCGCGCTCGATTTACCACCCATACACCAGTTCCTTTTGGCAATACTTTCCCAGCCAGTAATATCAGCGAAGCCTTGGCTGCCTATATGCAAAACACGGGCGTATCTGCCGATCAAATTCTAGCGCTTGGACAGTTAGGTAAAGAAAATGACCAATTCAGCTTAACCAGATTGGCCTTACGACTGACCCAATCAGCTAACGGCGTCAGCGAACGTCACGGACACACATCTCGTCAGCTATGGCGCGATCTCTATCCCCAGCAGCCAGTAGAAGCGGTACCTATCGGCCACATCACCAATGGCGTTCACGTGCGTAGCTGGGTAGCACCTTTGATTGGTGATTTATTCGATAAGTATGTTGGCCCCGAATGGGCTCAGTCACTGACTCGCGCTGACCAGTGGAAGCGGGTAGAGACGATTCCGAATACTCAACTTTGGCATCGGCACAGCATTTTGAAGGCACGGTTAGTTGCCTACACGCGTGATCGTATCCTCCAGTCTCGCCTAGCTAGAGGTGAAGCCCAAGATGATATTAATGCGGTCGCCCGTCTGCTCGATCCTAACGTCTTGACCGTAGGCGTAGCTCGTCGGTTTAGCGTTTATAAACGTAGCGACTTGCTGTTTCGAGATCTACATCATCTCACTCAAATTGTGGCTCATCCCAAGCGTCCGGTTCAGATTATCTTTGCTGGTAAAGCCCATCCTGACGACGACGGCGGCAAGCGGATTATCCAGCGGATTATGGAATGGAGCCGTCATCCTGACTTACGCGATCGCGTAGCCTTTATTGAAAATTATGACCTCTATACGAGCAAGCTGATGGTCCAGGGCGTTGATCTATGGCTAAGCACCGCCAGACGAACCTTAGAAGCCTCAGGAATTGGCGGTCAAAAAGTTGCGCTCAACGGAGGCTTAAATCTAGGTATTTTAGACGGCTGGTGGTATGAAGGTTATCGACCTGGAATCAATGGCTGGGCCATCGGTGATACAGCCATTACGAGTCTAGGTAACACCCCCGAATCCGATAGCTACGCACAAGATGCTCAAGATGCTAGAGACGCAGAAGTGATTTATAACTTGCTAGAGCGCGATATTGCTAGGCTATATTACAAGCGTGATCACAGCGGCATTTCCCCTGGCTGGCTGCGGATGATGAAGGCTTCAATCAGCAGCATAGCCCCGTTCTTTAATACCGATCGCATGGTGGCACAATACGTAGACCAGCAATATTTTCCGCATACCGAGGTTAAGACTGAACCGGTCGCGGCCTTGGTATCGTAG
- a CDS encoding FMN-dependent NADH-azoreductase: MKILRIDSSARYENSVSRQLVDELIEKLQKDSDTEVATRDVAKGLPFVDEPMVVAYNTPEEDRTPEQKEILELSNQLVSELQSADVIVMGVPIYNFSVPAALKAYIDLVARAGLTFEYSSQGPKGLLRDRKTYIIITSGGTPVGSEIDYTSGYLKHFFSFLGITDVEIIAADSLSRTGSDKLTQVRQQILSNVA; encoded by the coding sequence ATGAAAATTCTAAGAATTGACTCTAGTGCTAGATACGAGAATTCTGTTAGTCGTCAGCTAGTAGACGAGCTGATCGAAAAACTACAGAAAGATAGCGATACAGAAGTTGCTACTCGAGATGTCGCGAAAGGATTACCTTTTGTTGATGAGCCAATGGTTGTTGCTTACAACACGCCTGAAGAAGATCGCACACCAGAACAAAAAGAGATCCTAGAACTTTCGAATCAGCTAGTTTCAGAACTGCAGTCTGCAGATGTGATAGTCATGGGCGTGCCTATCTACAACTTCTCAGTACCCGCTGCGCTGAAGGCTTACATCGATTTGGTCGCTAGAGCAGGATTAACATTTGAGTATTCTTCACAAGGACCGAAAGGGCTGTTACGCGATCGCAAAACATACATAATCATCACTTCAGGCGGCACTCCAGTCGGCAGCGAGATCGACTACACCAGTGGCTATCTGAAGCACTTTTTCAGCTTCCTTGGCATCACTGACGTAGAAATTATCGCTGCCGACAGTCTTTCTCGAACGGGCTCAGACAAACTCACTCAAGTCCGTCAGCAAATTTTGAGTAATGTCGCTTGA
- a CDS encoding cytochrome b6-f complex subunit PetL: protein MGAVIYVVWLAVLFAAAMGLYFGLRAVKLI from the coding sequence ATGGGCGCAGTAATTTATGTTGTGTGGCTAGCCGTACTATTCGCGGCAGCAATGGGACTTTACTTTGGCCTGCGAGCAGTTAAGCTCATTTAG
- the rimM gene encoding ribosome maturation factor RimM (Essential for efficient processing of 16S rRNA), which produces MIDNVTDKDWLLIGRIVGAHGLNGHIKVYPESDFPERFIEPGERWIEKPGANPTPIQLISGRYLEGKNIYLVKLAGIDFRDQAEDLSGAKLVVPVGDRLPVAPGEFHVSDLIGLRVILQSDQTAIGTITNVFTTGHDLLEVSLPTAESTSDLDTASKRTEPERALSLESKHHPSLRSKAAQKLRRKARRAKKKQTKTLLIPFVEDIVPVVDVLAGRVEITPPAGLIELA; this is translated from the coding sequence ATGATTGATAACGTGACAGATAAAGACTGGCTACTCATCGGGCGTATTGTAGGTGCTCATGGCCTTAACGGTCATATCAAAGTGTATCCGGAAAGTGATTTTCCCGAGCGGTTCATCGAACCTGGAGAACGATGGATCGAAAAACCAGGGGCAAATCCTACGCCTATCCAATTGATTAGCGGTCGCTATCTCGAAGGGAAAAATATCTACTTAGTAAAGCTAGCAGGCATCGATTTTCGCGATCAGGCAGAAGATCTAAGCGGCGCAAAGCTAGTTGTTCCAGTAGGCGATCGCCTGCCGGTAGCGCCTGGCGAATTTCATGTTAGCGATCTAATTGGTCTTAGGGTGATTTTACAATCAGACCAAACGGCTATAGGCACGATCACTAACGTATTTACAACTGGACACGATTTGCTAGAAGTCTCGCTACCGACGGCAGAGTCGACTTCGGACCTCGATACCGCCAGCAAGCGGACCGAACCAGAAAGAGCGCTCTCCCTTGAGAGTAAGCATCATCCATCACTGCGATCCAAAGCTGCCCAGAAATTGCGCCGTAAAGCTAGAAGAGCTAAGAAGAAGCAGACGAAAACGTTGCTGATTCCTTTTGTTGAAGACATTGTGCCTGTCGTCGATGTTTTGGCAGGCCGAGTAGAAATAACCCCACCTGCAGGATTGATTGAACTTGCCTAA
- a CDS encoding S-methyl-5'-thioadenosine phosphorylase, whose amino-acid sequence MVSSGTLGVEYPVKIGIIGGSGLYNMDALTNIQEVRVETPFGDPSDALIVGKIEGIAVAFLARHGRGHTLIPSELPFRANIYAMKSLGVEYLISASAVGSLKAEAKPVDMVVPDQFIDRTKNRISTFFGEGLVGHISFGEPVCTHLAAVVADAVESQNLEGVALHRGGTYVCMEGPAFSTKAESNLYRSWGATVVGMTNLPEAKLAREAEIAYATLALVTDYDCWHPDHDSVTVEMVIGNLQKNAINAQQVIKEIVRRLDQMPPESEAHSALKFAIITPLDKAPEATKEKLSLLLQKYL is encoded by the coding sequence ATGGTTAGTTCTGGCACGTTGGGTGTAGAGTATCCGGTCAAGATCGGCATTATCGGTGGCAGTGGGCTCTACAATATGGATGCCCTAACCAATATTCAAGAAGTCAGGGTTGAAACACCGTTCGGTGACCCTTCTGATGCACTCATCGTTGGCAAAATCGAGGGAATTGCTGTCGCATTTCTGGCTCGTCACGGGCGGGGGCATACTTTGATACCATCCGAGCTGCCTTTTCGAGCTAACATCTACGCAATGAAGAGTCTAGGCGTAGAGTATTTGATTTCTGCTTCGGCTGTAGGCTCTTTAAAAGCAGAAGCTAAGCCGGTTGATATGGTTGTTCCCGACCAGTTCATCGACCGGACTAAAAATCGCATCTCTACTTTCTTTGGAGAAGGCTTAGTCGGTCACATTTCCTTTGGCGAGCCGGTATGTACTCACCTAGCAGCGGTAGTTGCTGACGCGGTAGAAAGTCAAAATCTCGAAGGTGTCGCCCTTCACAGGGGTGGCACTTATGTATGTATGGAGGGTCCAGCCTTTTCGACCAAGGCTGAATCAAACCTGTACCGGAGTTGGGGTGCGACTGTAGTTGGCATGACAAACTTACCAGAAGCTAAGCTTGCTAGAGAAGCTGAGATAGCCTATGCCACGTTAGCATTAGTCACCGACTACGACTGCTGGCACCCAGATCACGATAGTGTCACCGTAGAGATGGTGATCGGCAACCTACAGAAAAACGCGATCAACGCTCAGCAGGTCATCAAAGAGATTGTGCGGCGACTAGATCAGATGCCACCAGAATCCGAAGCACACTCCGCCCTAAAATTCGCAATTATCACGCCTCTAGACAAAGCGCCTGAAGCTACTAAAGAAAAACTGTCTTTACTTCTTCAGAAGTATCTCTAG
- a CDS encoding Tab2/Atab2 family RNA-binding protein, whose translation MPWQLDFYRRPLKDSQGNPLWELLICDETLSFTYGEFCIQSEANAPWIRHQLEIASDRAGGWPNDIEIFRPQTVSLVEVACRNLPVKVRSRRDVPTLKRWLLQRAAWYPTLKSYTKQSYEPIALERPAPVPIAEHLMGEGWQFAAISTDELQRLSYEPIPVQTVPAELMPIRLGLPSTLLIPGVVIDGGRQSLGLAQWLQSVNPVMLQYIAGTPDGLLLEAGLVERWIMATFEDEAVAEAARTFTERKIAANGLHLLLVRPDDSGLTYTGLWLLQSTPEKSIQRPSS comes from the coding sequence ATGCCTTGGCAACTTGATTTTTACCGCCGTCCGCTAAAAGACAGCCAGGGTAACCCGCTCTGGGAGCTGCTGATCTGCGACGAAACGCTGAGCTTTACCTATGGTGAGTTTTGTATCCAGAGTGAGGCAAATGCGCCTTGGATACGTCACCAGCTAGAAATAGCTAGCGATCGCGCCGGGGGGTGGCCTAACGACATAGAGATCTTTCGTCCGCAGACCGTCAGCCTAGTTGAGGTGGCCTGCCGTAATCTACCTGTTAAAGTTCGTTCCAGGCGTGATGTTCCTACCCTCAAACGGTGGCTGCTGCAGCGAGCCGCTTGGTACCCAACTCTGAAAAGCTATACAAAACAAAGCTACGAACCCATTGCATTAGAGCGTCCTGCCCCCGTGCCAATTGCCGAGCATCTGATGGGCGAAGGGTGGCAGTTTGCTGCTATCAGCACAGATGAGCTACAAAGGCTAAGCTATGAACCAATTCCTGTTCAAACGGTTCCAGCCGAGTTGATGCCCATTCGTCTTGGCTTACCCAGCACGCTGCTGATTCCTGGTGTAGTGATCGATGGCGGCAGGCAGTCGCTAGGACTTGCTCAGTGGCTACAGTCGGTAAATCCTGTCATGCTACAGTACATAGCCGGCACTCCAGATGGGCTGTTGTTAGAGGCAGGGTTGGTTGAGCGCTGGATCATGGCGACGTTCGAGGACGAAGCGGTTGCCGAAGCTGCTCGAACCTTCACAGAACGAAAAATTGCAGCTAATGGACTTCACTTATTATTAGTCCGACCGGATGACTCAGGACTAACTTATACGGGTCTATGGCTACTACAATCAACACCTGAGAAAAGTATACAAAGACCTAGTAGCTAG
- the aroB gene encoding 3-dehydroquinate synthase, which yields MKTTIRVNIPQDPYDIRITPGGLDYLGPWLAIENGPLVKPGQKVLVVSNPIVFDLYGARAIASLTQVGYDVSHCILPAGEQYKTMASIAQIHDAAYENRLERSSAMVALGGGVIGDMTGFAAASWLRGISVVQVPTSLLAMVDASMGGKTGVNHPKGKNLIGAFHQPRLVLIDPQVLETLPVREFRAGVSEVIKYGVIWDQPLFEKLEAAERLDDYAKVSDELLQTMLTHSCQAKADVVSQDVKEAGIRAILNYGHTVGHAVESLTGYSKINHGEAVGIGMVAAAKIAEAVTGSAWNQAATQRQQVLLEKTQLPIRLPEDIDIEEILVALRSDKKVKEGKVRFVLPERIGKAFVTDQVSDDSVRGVLKTMAA from the coding sequence ATGAAGACAACTATCCGCGTCAATATTCCTCAAGATCCCTACGATATTCGAATTACGCCGGGTGGTTTGGATTACCTAGGTCCCTGGTTAGCGATTGAAAACGGGCCGTTGGTTAAGCCGGGGCAAAAGGTGTTAGTTGTCTCAAACCCGATAGTGTTCGATCTGTATGGAGCGCGGGCGATCGCCTCACTTACTCAGGTAGGCTACGACGTTTCTCACTGCATTCTCCCTGCAGGTGAGCAGTACAAAACCATGGCCTCTATCGCCCAAATCCATGATGCCGCCTACGAAAATCGACTAGAGCGCAGTTCAGCAATGGTTGCCCTTGGGGGTGGGGTGATTGGAGATATGACCGGATTTGCGGCTGCTTCATGGCTACGCGGCATCTCAGTGGTGCAAGTGCCAACATCTCTTTTGGCGATGGTCGATGCCTCGATGGGCGGCAAAACTGGCGTTAACCATCCCAAAGGTAAGAATCTAATTGGCGCATTCCATCAACCTAGGCTAGTCTTAATCGATCCACAAGTACTAGAGACCTTACCAGTTCGAGAGTTTCGGGCGGGCGTTTCGGAAGTGATTAAGTACGGCGTAATTTGGGACCAGCCGCTGTTTGAAAAGCTAGAAGCAGCTGAGCGACTAGATGACTATGCCAAAGTCAGTGATGAACTGCTACAAACAATGCTGACGCACTCTTGCCAAGCCAAAGCAGATGTTGTTAGCCAGGATGTGAAAGAAGCAGGCATTCGCGCCATTTTGAACTATGGACACACGGTCGGTCATGCGGTAGAGAGTTTGACAGGCTACAGCAAAATCAATCACGGCGAAGCGGTTGGTATTGGGATGGTCGCTGCCGCAAAGATTGCTGAAGCCGTAACTGGAAGCGCGTGGAACCAAGCCGCGACTCAAAGACAGCAGGTTCTGTTAGAAAAAACGCAGCTACCGATTCGTTTACCTGAAGATATCGATATTGAAGAAATCTTAGTTGCGCTTAGAAGTGACAAAAAGGTAAAGGAAGGCAAAGTTCGTTTTGTATTACCAGAGCGGATCGGCAAGGCGTTTGTGACCGATCAGGTGAGTGATGACAGTGTCAGAGGGGTGCTAAAGACCATGGCTGCTTGA